AATCCCTTGTGCACAAGCTTAGCCGAGGTTTCCTCAATATCTTCCACCTCAAAACAGAGGTGGTGTAACCCGCCACCTCCTTTTTTGAGAAAGTTTATTATGGGCGAGTAACTGTCGGTTGGTTCAAGGAGTTCAATATACACATCCTGGCCGTCTATTACGTTCACGAATGATGCAGATACCTTTTGCAAGGGGTTTGGAACTTGTTCTGTTCCTGGTTTTAAACCAAGAGCATAAAGTGTTTCAG
The DNA window shown above is from Pseudomonadota bacterium and carries:
- a CDS encoding VOC family protein yields the protein MGFRLDHIGLVVENIKEFAETLYALGLKPGTEQVPNPLQKVSASFVNVIDGQDVYIELLEPTDSYSPIINFLKKGGGGLHHLCFEVEDIEETSAKLVHKGFQMVSPPEDCAAYDKNLKRECKNVTRIAFFLISKKILIELIEKGK